The Oncorhynchus tshawytscha isolate Ot180627B linkage group LG16, Otsh_v2.0, whole genome shotgun sequence nucleotide sequence TACTGAATGGGATATTTTAACATCAGTAGTTTAGCTCATTAACTATACTAACAATCACCATTGTGATAGCTCTGTTTGGCCGATGTTAAACCCTGGGCTGAGCCCATGTGACCCGTCTTATCTCATAATAATCTTATAATAACCTCATAATAACCTCTCTGTACTGTTACCCTGTGTGACCCCTTAGTGCCCCAGCAAGACATTCGGCAGCTTCGAGTCCACCAAGGGTTTCCCTGACGACGTGATCCAGTTTGCCCGTCACCACCCTCTCATGTTTAACCCCGTGTACCCCCTGAACCGCCGGCCCGTCTTCCTGAGGACCAACGTAGACTACAGCTTCACCCAGATCGCTGTGGACCGGGTGGGCGCCGCAGACGGGCATTATGATGTCATGTTCATTGGCACAGGTAACCACCTTACTCTTACAGGTGGCCGTGAAGATTCAtgcttagcctggtcccagatctgcttgTGCTCTCGACAACTCCATTTGCTGACATTGTCGAGCCAAACAGCaggaacagactggcacccagggtCATTCATGCCATCCACATGGTACTCTTGACCCTAGGATTCTATGTGTTATACTAAATAGAATGTATATTACTGAGCAGAGTGTATATTGAATATGGATGGATTGTGGGATCCAGTCTGAaactctgtgtgggtgtgtcgcAGACAAAGGGACGGTGCTGAAAGTGATCTCTGTACCGAAAGAGAGCTGGAACAACATGGAGGACCTGCTACTGGAGGAGCTAGAGGTGTTCAAGGTGAGGGGGCCCCATCCATCGTTCTGCTGgcgtcagaggaggctggtgggaggagcaagAGGAGGACTCATTGTGGTTGGAATGGAATAAATTGAGCGCAGTCGAACGTGGTTTCCACGTGTTTGATATTCTTCCACTTCTTCCATTCCAGCCTTGACACGGAGCCTGTCCTCCAATAgcccctcccaccagcctcctctggcttGCATGTGTATATTTAAAGACATGCAAGTCTATGTTTACGTTTCTATTTAAAAGTGTGATTCTTAACCGTTTGTTCTGCTCTACAGGATGCCTCATCCGTCATCAACATGCAGATATCCTCAAAACGGGTAAGAGTCTCTTAAACCCTAACATATCATCTTAGGGGCTGCAGGGCAACAACTAGAAGCTAAAAGAGAACATGTGACCAGCTCTCTAATAATGTATTCACAAGATGTTTAATATCAAGTCATTTGACTGTGGGCCACTAACatttctccgctctctctctgtccacagcAACAGCTGTATGTGGGCTCAGACACGGGTCTGGCCCAGGTTCCTCTGCATCGCTGCAGTATCTATGGGAAGGCCTGTGCTGAGTGCTGCCTGGCCAGAGACCCCTACTGCGCCTGGGACGGCACCTCCTGCACCCGCTACCTACCCAACACCAAACGGTAAACAAATACACAAACTCAAACTTACGACCCAGCATGCTACCTACCCAACACCAGACGGTAAACATATACACAAACTCAAACTTACGACCCAGCATGCTACCTACCCAACACCAGACGGTAAACATATACACAAACTCAAACTTACAACCCAGCATGCTACCTACCCAACACCACATGGTAAACAAATACACAAACTCGAACTTACAACCCAGCATGCTACCTACCCAACACCAGACGGTAAACAAATACACAAACTCGAACTTACAACCCAGCATGCTACCTACCCAACACCAAACAGTAAACACGCTAGCTATCCAACTGTTGAACCATAACCAACTTCCTCCACCACCTTTAAAACTGTAAACTCACCAAACCTGATCCGCTATAACCAGCCAAATCTAAACACCCCAAACCCTACTCATACAAACCCCAGCTGactacactcttaggaaaaaaaggGTTCCTAAAGGGTtttttcagctgtccccataggagaaacctttttggttcctggtagaaCCCTAGTCACTATCATCCCAAGCGATCAGACAGACATATCTGTCCTTGTTCTCCAGGCGTTTCCGTCGTCAGGACGTGAGGAATGGAGACCCCAACACCCTGTGTTCAGGAGGTAAGACTCTTTCACTCTGCACTAAGTCTGAACTCAGGACTCACAAACTGAGCTCTGAACTCAGACTCATAAATCATGCTGATATCAATGGGAGACTAGACGTTTTTTAGTTACGCACTCAGATTTCAAGTTAGGATTCGGGAAACACTGTGCCAAGgagctaactctctctcccatgcTCCCACCCAGAGAGGGCAGGGTGATTAGTATGATTCTGTGCCATAATCTCTCTTTGGGCCGTATTAGATGAGTTACACAAAGGCATAACGTGACGATTCCACACAATTATGTCATATCGTGCTCGGTGAGGGTGTTGCGCAAGACAGGGAAAGGTCAGTGGGATTATCTCAGAGTTTGGCTGTGACAAGGGACAAAACGGCACACAATCACATGGTGATTGCCTTACACTTTTTTACTGCTTGGAATAATATGTTGGCCACCTCAAGACTGTAAAATAAATATACAATTGTAATCTCACATTAGCTCACGTTATCTGATGATGTGTATCGCCCACTGTAGACCACCACAAGCACCGGGtggcagagaggaggctgttcGGGGTGGAAGGGAGCAGCACCTTCCTGGAGTGTATCCCCAAATCCCTGCAGGCCAGAGTGACCTGGACCTTCCAGAAACAACCCCACAACGCCAAGGAAGAGGTAAAAGGCAAAATCACAGTGAAGAGACATACTGTTTTCAACAGTATTCAAAGGATTTTTGGTTCACATTGACTGTTACAAGCTCTAAtactctgctgtgtgtgtttctgtctgtgtgtgatgtcatCCAGCCGCGCCTGGATGACCGTGTGCTGCAGACAGAGCGGGGGCTGTTGGTGAGGAGGGTACTGAAGCGGGACGTGGGCCTCTACCAGTGCCACGCCATGGAGCACGGCTTCACCCAGACCCTACTGGGCATCACCCTGGAGGTagtaccctcctcctcctcttcctccccggCCGCCGACCCTCTCCTTCGATTGGACCCCCGCAGCGGAGGCGGCGGCCCACCTTCCACCAATCAGAAGCTGTGGTACCGGGACTTCATGCAGCTTGTGGACCACCCGAACCTCAGCACCGTGGATCAGATCTGTGAGCAGGTGTGGGCGCGCAAGAGCGCCCAATCGGACAAGAGCTTCCCGTCTTCTCCCGACAAACAGGCCCCGCCCATCGGTCCTGTGGTCCGGCCCCCTAACAAGAAGTGGAAGCATCTGCAGGACATCCGCAAGGGGAGGAACCGCCGAACCCACGACGGGAAACCCTCCCCACGAGCACCACGCAGCGCAGGGgagtgacaacagagagagaggagagaaagaaggagagagactgagggtggcgagagagggaagagagggaagagaaggaagaggaaaagagagagacagagactgatagagacCAAGGACTTCTGGAGGGTGTCAACACATACACAGCACCTCCTTCTTTGTGAATATTTATCTTCCGACACCCCACTAGCTACTGCCCCATGATGCTTCACTctgccctgacccctgacccccgaTTAGCTTGTACCGCCCCTTATTATTCCCCCTATCTTAATTCTCTGTCCCAGCTCTCAATCCCTTTGGGTGTACTCTCCTGGAGAACTTCTGATGGAGACCTCACCTCTACAGAATAGACTGAACAGAGTCCCCAAGTTAAAAGATGGCTCAGTGTATGTCACTCAATCCTCTCAACTGGAATTACAACTGGCTCGTAACCGGAATATCCGAATGGaaaaagacacacatacacaccacaggaggttggtggcaccttaattagggaggacgggctcgtggtaatgactggagtggaatcagtggaacggtatcaaacacatggtttccaatTGTTTGACGCCATTTCATTTGCTCCGTTTCCGGCCGtgtttatgagccgtcctcccctcagcagcctcctgtgatacaCGTTTACAACCCGAGATGACAGTACCTTTGATGACACGGACTACAAATTGTGAGATGGGACAAAAACAATGGGCTCCGCAGACCTCCAAACGCACATTGATCAACTTAGGTACAATCACATTTCACGTGTTTTGCAAAGAGAGCATCACGTGGATGTGTGCTTTGTGACAGATACAGTCTTTGATATTCTTTTTTTTTGGTCCAAACCACTACAGATAGGAGAAAGCACTACTGTCATTCCAGGGTATAGAGAGAGCTGTTACAATGAGGTGAGATtctgaagcagagagagcgagagagagtgtacagGATCAACACAATGGTTCCATTGTGATTCTATTTTACAAAATGGCTGACAAGGTAGAGGAAGTGGGCGATGTTCTAcctgtatgtttatggggtgacaagaaaaatgttttgtgttttatTTAGTCATTTATTTAAATGATCTGTGTGTATTTTCTGACTCGGATGACTTGTGTTGTGTGCTGACACATTTACATGGGGGGAGATGGTTGAGATGGTTCAAGTGACAGGCTGCACAACATCAATGATGACTTGGCCAAACAATAGTGGGCTTTGAATACGACGTCCCAACTTTGGGCAAAAAGCATGATATTTATATGTAAAAAGAAAAcatctcaattttttttttattccaaATGGTACATACATGGTTCTTTTAGGCTTATACTGTTTGCCTAGGTAAATGatcagtagctgtgtgtgtgcgtgcgtgcgtgcgtgcgtaaatAAACGTCCCTCCCTCCTGTGCTGTGTCTGTAGGCCCATCTCTGAGTGTCAATTTTACAGCATGTCTTTGATGCCTTCAGTTCAGCGAAACACATTTGTCCTCGGTGAAATGGTGTGAGTAGATCGCCACCTAGTTTCCTTTCCGTGTATAGGCCTGGTCCGTTGACTTTCTACGGTACGATTCAATACAGTCTGTTGTCGGCTTCTTATAATAAAACGTGCTTTAAATGTTTCTCCTTTTACCAGTGAAGTCTGTGAGAGCGTACAGATGTGAGGAATCCCACCTTTTATTTATAGCTGCTTAATAAAGGTGTAATTATTAACTTTTGAACGACTGAGGCCAATAAGTTAGGTGGGCTGTAGTTTTGTGCTCTCCAATTGCATGACCAAGGTTAGGGACTAGACGGTGCACAATGGAGACTTTGGCTGCCTATCTGAATGGCactcagggcccatagggtcctggtcaaaagtagtgcactatatagggaatagagtgccatttgggagacaccCTTTGCGAGGCGAGAGGGTCTTGTGTTCAATATGCTTAATATGGTTATCCTATGTATTCATGTGCACAAAATAAGCTAATATGTTGTGGTGgatatttttcttttcttttcatgCCGAGActtggggctctattcaatctgtatcgatGAAGCGTTACAGAATGCGCGACAGAAACCTAAAGGCGATTTCCAATTGAGGTGACAAATGcagtgtttactgtgaacacagtCTCTGCTAATGCGGGGACGTTACTTTTAAATTGAAATCAAGCTGTCACGCTAAACTACAGCCTTACCGATTGATTGGAGCCCTTGCAGTTGTACCATACACGTTCTGCAAAAGCTATCATCATTCAAAAAAACACTCGGTAAATGTTGATCCGGTTGTCCAATTAGCATCATCGTTCTTCACGCTGCCCTCCAACCGCTGATCCTTTCTATTCCATGCTATGTTACGCAccccaactgtgtgtgtgtgtgtgtgtgtgtgtgtgtgtgtgtgtgtgtgtgtgtgtgtgtgtgtgtgtgtgtgtgtgtgtgtgtgtgtgtgtgtgtgtgtgtgtgcgtgtgtgcgtgtgtgcgtgtgtgcgcgtgtgcatgcgtgtgtgtgtgtgtgtgtgtgtgtgtgtgtgtgtgtgtgtgtgtgtgcatgcgtgtgtgtgtgtgtgcgtgtgtgtgtgtgtgtgtgtgtgtgtgtgcatgcgtgtgtgtgtgtgttttggaggaAAGGAGAGCTCTTTACATATTGGCTTAGGAGGAGAGGTAGTCTGTAGAAACAGTTCAAAGTTCAGAGGCCAAAGTTGACATGGTGCACTGTATTACTTCCAGAGTTCTTTGTGGATTGTTGTGCCGGATTGTTTTTGATTAACACAATAAAGTGCCCAGTTACTTTACGTCTGAGTAGTTTATTGTCATATTGCATAGCTTGACATCTACTGTTTTATACACTACTGAGTATTACAGCACAGCGATGGCTGCATTCACACAGGCAGCCCATTTCTTATATTTTTTTCacttagtgttttttttttgtggaatCAGATCTGCGCTGAAAAGTAAATGATGTGAAAACATCTAATGTGatcggtcaaaagaccaattagtgggaaaaacatcagaattgggctgcctgtgtaaacgcagtctATGGTCTTCAGGCTTGCTGCCTTATGTTAATGGACAACAAGGATGACATTCCTATTTCGTACACAGGGTGGCGTCACTGTATTTACAGAGAGTTGGGGAATGTACCCTGGAAATATAGTTTATCAAGCTACCAGGCCCGTTCCATCCGATCACGTTTGACAAGTCACCGCCCTTCACTGTGTTGCATTATGGGGGAAAAAATTGTCCgactgcatgaactttacaaaaaTCATGTGATCAAAAATCATGAAGCTGACTGCAAGTTTCTGCAGTTTCACTCCACCGACTTCATTCTGCAGCCATAGCTTGCGTTGTGGGAGGCTTTTGTTGTCAACCAATCCTTCTTCTTTTTTTTGAATCACGCGGGCGTGACCAAATACATGACTGAAACCAGTGGATATACAGTGGATATATACAAATGAATGTGATGTTTGAGGCTCTCtcttactaattgagtgtacaaTGTACACACATAAGATTTCAGTTTGTGATTGTGTGATATAGGGGTCGGGGACGTGTTTTTTTTTCAACGTtacgattaaaaaaaatatatatatatatatatatatatatatataaacaaacgCAGTGCctgttggaaaaccacattaGTGTCCAAGTTTCGGCTGTCGCAGATGCACGTTCTCCGACTTCACTCCTCGACTTTCGTCTGCAGGCGGTTGCTTTAGCCTTTACCACTCAGACACACCCAGTGACTTCACACTTGGAAGAAGTCAAACTACACTACATCTACCCTTAAGAAGAAAATAGTTTACTGAAGTTGCTGAAAAGGAAAATAAATTCTTGCCTACTTCACCCATGTttagctacactgctacatggcaacaaaaaaaaagtaattaaccACTGAAAATACCTACCTAGGTTTGAATGTAGTTCAACTACCACtgagctactgcaaaatgtagttaaatcACTAGTTGAATTATATGTAggtcactactccccaacactgttaaCAGAAGAGAGGTTGACTGTTGACTGTACTGTGAGGAACTGTGAGTCCCTTTTGACTCACCTCTCCCCATTATCTACAAACAAATCTGTGCTGTCATGTCCCCCAACACCTTACATCCCACCATTGCCCCTTAACCTTTCATATTACTGGCTCCCTGACATTCTCCAGGAGGGGCTGCTGtgggaaaggagggggggggggtagtggAGCAACCATCCAAACATTATGACTCACATTCTTCATAGAAATATCACAATGACCCTGCTGTCACCGCTGAACCCAACTTTTCCCAGCTTGGAATGTTCATGCCCATGCGACATACAGCCACGAGCGCGTGCACTCACATGCACggacacacgcacatacacacatacatacatacacacacacacacacacacacacacacacacacacacacacacacacacacacacacacacacacacacacacacacacacacacacacacacacacacacacacacacacacacacacacacagaatgcagTTATAAACACATGTATTACTCAAACTGGGAACCCATTAGCCCCCTCTGTGTCCCTTACTCTGCTTGTTAGTAGAGCAGGGatcggtatgtatgtatgtactcaTGGGCCGGGGGTCCGTGGGGTCCTAGGACCAGCAGGCCTAATTGAGGACTCATTTCCGCAGGGTTACAGAGGGGCTTAGATTAACATGCAGGTGAGTACCTCATGCCCCCCCCACCTGAGAACAATTATGGGGCACACTCGGGGAGGCAAACAGTGCACCAGCGTGTAACAGGAAAGCCCCCCCAACATACCTCTTCTAAACGTTTTTACAATTCTACAGCTGATTTGCCACACTGGTTAAAATAGGACAGTAAAGTGCCTATTTCAGTGATCCTAAGAGAAAGCTAACTACATCATGAAGGATCTTTATTGCACCTTGATTTGTATTTATCCTTTATCTGAACAAATTCTTCTtgacaatgactgcctaccaagAGGCAAAACGCCTCCATAGGGgctgagataaaaaaaaataaaaggtaggacaaaacacacctcaCGACAAAAAAGACCCCACAacaacatgaagagagacctaagacgacaacatactgtatgtagcatGGCGGCAGCACAACTTGAcaacacaacacggtagcaacacaacatgacaacaacacaacatggtagcaacacaacatggtagcaacacaacatgacaacatggtagcggcACAAACGTGGTACAAACATTGCGAGGCACAGACAgcaaaaaggtagagacaacaatacatcacgtggAGCAGCCACACGTGTCAGTGTGATCGAGTCTTTGAATGTAGAAATGGAGATAAAACtttccagtttgagtgttttttttttgcagcttgttccagtcgctaactgcagcgaactgaaaaggggagcgacccagggatgtgtgtgctttggagaCATTATACcggaatgtgactggcagaacgggtgctgtatgtggaggatgaggtttgcagtaggtatctcagataggggggagtgaggcctaagagggatCAACCAGTGAGTCTTGCgctgggtatacagagatgacctgTTTACAGAGGACTATAGTGTGCAGTGATAtatcctataaggagcattggtggaaaatctgatCGCCAAacggtaaagaacatctagccactccaGAGCATCCTTACccgccgatctataaatgatgtctctgtaatctagcatgggtaggatggtcatctgaatcagggttagtttggcagagacagagcgagtgggagacggagagagagagagagagagagagagagagagagagagagagagagagcgtcatctggcagagagacagaggagactgagGCAAGTGACTTCTACATCCAGCAGTCATCCTAGACCCAGAAGAATCAcgacatctctgtctctcactcaatTATTTAATCACTGTGCTTTCACTGCCTGAGGAGAGGCCAAGTCTCTTCATTGAATGTGTATTACTCACTGGTTTTCCATGACTTTCTAGTGTAGCTTACTTAATTAGCTTATTGTTGTTGGTTTTTTTCATTACACAAAGAGCCAATAAGTGAGAGTGGATGGACTCGGAAATGTGCTGAGCTGGTTTATATGTGATTTGAATGTAAACGTGCGCTTCAGTGTGTATCCATGGGTTTAAATGTGCAGTCTGAGTCAGTGACGAGCAGGCAGGGTAGGCAGGGTAGGCAGTGCTTACCCTGTgttattcaaataaaaaataaaaatatgattcttgtggtttttatgctAGAATTCTCCAAAGGTGTTAAAACTGCATTAAAGCCTCAGGATAAGTGCCACAGTATTCATTCCTTCCTTTCCAGCCATTCAAATCGATTCAAATTGTTGACACGCACAGCTGTCCTTGACCCCAGTCACTGCTGATGGACTGGGGTCAGCGTAGGCGTCGCTGCTTTGCCTCGCTTGAAGTAGCTCCATTCGTTGCATTGAGACGATTTAGTCATATATCACAAAAAC carries:
- the LOC112215838 gene encoding semaphorin-3B → MMMAVTMMTTWGSLLLVASQVSSSGIPKTSASSSPSFSSHPSSSSSSSPRMKLSYKELQQFHGVRQFELERSCCFSALLLDEERGRLFVGSRNFLLSLSLDNIAKQEHKIYWPAPVDWREECNWAGKDINTDCVNYVKMVHHYNRTHLYTCGTGAFHPTCAFVEVGQKMEDHVFRIDPSKMEDGKGKSPYDPRHPAASVLIGDELYAGVATDLMGRDFTIFRSLGGRPSIRTEQHDSRWLNEPKFVGSFWVPESENPDDDKIFFFFRETAVEAQGLGKSTYSRIGQLCRNDMGGQRSLVNKWTTFLKTRLICSVPGSDGSDTYFDELRDVFLLQTKDRKNPLVYTVFSTSSSVFKGSAVCIYTMNDIRRAFLGPFAHKEGPNYQWVPFQGKVPYPRPGMCPSKTFGSFESTKGFPDDVIQFARHHPLMFNPVYPLNRRPVFLRTNVDYSFTQIAVDRVGAADGHYDVMFIGTDKGTVLKVISVPKESWNNMEDLLLEELEVFKDASSVINMQISSKRQQLYVGSDTGLAQVPLHRCSIYGKACAECCLARDPYCAWDGTSCTRYLPNTKRRFRRQDVRNGDPNTLCSGDHHKHRVAERRLFGVEGSSTFLECIPKSLQARVTWTFQKQPHNAKEEPRLDDRVLQTERGLLVRRVLKRDVGLYQCHAMEHGFTQTLLGITLEVVPSSSSSSPAADPLLRLDPRSGGGGPPSTNQKLWYRDFMQLVDHPNLSTVDQICEQVWARKSAQSDKSFPSSPDKQAPPIGPVVRPPNKKWKHLQDIRKGRNRRTHDGKPSPRAPRSAGE